TATTCAGGGCGTTCAAACGAATGAAAAACAGAAAGTAGTGTAAAAATCATCGGGGATCATGAAAAGGAATAACACAAACTACTGGATATATCTCGGCATGATGACCGTCTTCTGTGCTTTGATTTACTTTGCACTTTGCACGGGTCAACATATCGATCATTCAGAAGTCAGTAGTACGGTAAGCACAGAAATGAGTTCATTTGAACTATTCAAACGAATCATTTCCGACAACCTGACAAACTCACTAACGATTTTGTTGTTACAAATCATCGTGATTTTGATCACCGTCCGTATATTCTCGTTCCTTTTCAAATACATCGGGCAACCCGGTGTTATGGGTGAAATCGTGGCCGGGATCGTCTTGGGACCTTCGTTGCTGGGATATTTCTTTCCGGAATTCTCTGCCGCACTATTCCCTCCCGAATCACTGATGAACTTGAACCTGTTAAGCCAAATCGGGTTAGTTCTGTTTATGTTTGTCATCGGACTGGAATTAGATTTCAGTGTCATAAAAGACAAACTAAACGAAACACTAGTCATCAGTCATGCTGGAATCGTGGTTCCCTTTTTTCTAGGAGTGGTAGCTGCCATCTGGGTATACGCGGACTACGGGGCACAGCAAGCGGAATTTTTACCTTTTGCCATGTTCATCGGGATAAGCATGAGTATCACGGCCTTCCCCGTGTTGGCCCGGATCGTGCAGGAACGTAATATGACAAAAAGCCCTGTCGGGATGTTATCCATAGCCTCGGCAGCCAATGATGACGTCACCGCATGGTGTTTACTGGCCATCGTGATTGCCTTAGCTAAAGCGGGAAGTTTCGTCAGCGCCCTCTACACCATTGCCTTAACGCTCGTCTATATCGCCTTCATGTTTATGGTCATGCGCCCGTTTCTGCGTAAAATCGGGGATATTTATGCCAACTCGGAAGTCATCAACAAGACCTTCGTGGGATTCATATTCCTCTTCCTCGTACTTTCGTCGGTAGCGACAGAAATCATCGGTATTCATGCCCTTTTCGGGGCATTTATCGCCGGGGTGGTCATGCCCACGAACATCGGGTTCCGTAAAGTCATGATGGAAAAGGTGGAAGACATTTCTTTAGTATTCTTCCTTCCCCTATTCTTTGCCTTTTCGGGATTACACACGGAAATCGGTTTGATTAACACACCGGAGCTATGGGGCGTGTGCTTACTGTTCATCGTGGTAGCCATTGCCGGGAAGTTTGGGGGGTGTACGCTGGCTGCACGGGCTGTAGGCGAAAACTGGAAAGATAGTCTTATCGTCGGTACGCTGATGAACACACGGGGACTTATGCAACTCGTGGCCCTGAACATCGGGTTCGAGATGGGAATCCTTTCTGCCCAAATGTTCGTGGTGTTATTGATCATGTCTTTATTGACCACGTTCATGGCAACCCCCATGTTGTCGCTCGTGGAAAAGATATTTGCCAAACAAGAGGAAAAAGCCCATCACCACGAGAAAGTCTTGCTCTCCTTTGGTCGTCCCGAAACCGGTAGAACCTTACTGGGTATGGCCGATCTTTTACTGGGACATCGCCTGCAAAACAGTCAACTTATAGCCACCCACTTCACGCTGGGAACAGACTTAAATCCTGCCAAAGCGGAAGAGTTTGCAGAAGAGAGCTTTATCCCCCTTCGGGAAGAGGCTCGACATCTGAATTTACAGGTAGACGAACGTTATCAGGTAACCGACAAACTCATTCAGGAAATGATTCACGTGGCCAAGAAAGAACACGTGGACTACCTGTTCGTCGGAGCAGGACAGCAATTCATGCAAGACAATAGCACGGCCCCCGGAAAACTGGGTAAAAGATTCACCACGATCGCCCGCTGGCTGAAACAATTAAAAGATCGCCCGTTACATTTACCGGGAACACTACTCCGGCAAAAACTGGAATCTATCATGGATCACGTGGATTGTTCCGTGGGAATCTTCGTGAACAGAGGTTTCACGCAGGCTTCCAATATCTTACTTCTTGTTGATAGTGAAGACGATTTGTTTCTCTTCAACTACGCCAGAACCCGGTTGGGCGAACAAAGCATGACCATTCGGATTTGCTTTATCAACGGACAGGTGGATAAACAACTAGAATCCAGAATCATGAATGATTTCGTTCAAATTGATCCACATAAATTTGTACTGGACAAACCATTAACCATGAACACTTTTATTGAAAATAAAGAAACCTTACTAGTGATGAGTTATACCACTTGCGAAAAGTTGTCAAAAGATCAGGAACTTTTTGCAAAGTTACCCTCACTACTAATCATAAGGCCAAAACAAATAGAATTTAAAGTTTAAAATTTAGAATGGAAAAAACAACTCCTCCGTCAGCTACGCTGCCACCTCCTCTATAAACAGAGGAGGAGCTGGTAACTCTTCCCAAAGTGGGATAGTAATTCAACTCTCCCTCTGTTTATAGAGGGAGTACCCGAAGGGGGAGGGAGTTAGGAAATCTAAAAACTAAAAGATAAAAACTAAAAACTAAAAGTAGGAAATTAAGAAGCGCTGGCCTTGTGGGTGGAAATCTAAAATTTAAAATCTAAAATCTAAAATTAATATATGGAATTTCTAATCATCATAGGACTTATCATTTTAAACGGGGTACTCGCCATGTCTGAAATAGCGATGGTCTCTGCCCGTAAATCCCGTCTTGAAACAGAAGCCAAAAGCGGGAACAAATCCGCACAAAGAGCATTAAAATTAGCGAATCAACCGGATCGATTCCTCTCGACCATACAGATCGGAATCACGTTAATCGGTATCCTTACCGGTCTTTATTCCGGGCAAGCCCTCGCTGGAGACTTGGCCGTATGGGTGGAAAAAATAGAGATGTTGCAACCTCACGCGTTACTAATATCCAAAACGCTCATCGTGATCGTCGTGACTTATCTCACGCTGATTTTCGGAGAACTCGTGCCCAAACGCATAGGAATGGTTGCCGCGGAAAGAATGGCAAAGTTAATTGCCGCCCCAATGGATATTCTTTCCCGTATAGCCTCACCTTTCGTGTGGTTACTCTCTGCCAGCACGTCATTCATGATGAGACTATTGGGATTGAATAAATCGGGAGAGAACAAAATCACGGAAGAGGAAATTAAAGCAATCATCCAAGAAAGTACCGCCGAAGGCGAGATTCAAGAAGTGGAGCAAGACATCGTGGAACGGGTGTTTAATCTCGGTGACCGGGATCTCGGCTCTATCATGACACACCGGAGTGATCTCATCTGGCTGAACATACAAGACAGCAACGAGACTCTACGAGAAACGGTAAACGCACATCTTCACACGATCTACCCAGTGGCAGACACGAAGCTGGACAATATCGTCGGAATTGTTTTTCTAAAAGACCTCTTCGGAAGAATGGAGGCTCCGGATTTTAACTTGAAATCTATCGTTCGTCCTCCCCAATATTTTCCTCAGAATCAAAGCGTGTACAACGCTATGGAGCACTTAAAACAAGGACATATAAAATATGGGCTGGTCACAGATGAATTCGGAAGTATCGAAGGTATTGTTACCTTACAAGATATTCTGAAAGCCTTGATCGGAGACTTGCCGGAACTTGGGGAAGAACCGGATATCGTGCAACGGGAAGATGGCACTTATCTCGTGGACGGACAATGCCCTTTCTATGACTTCTTGGCCCATTTCGACATGGAAAGTTTGTACGCAAATCACTATTATAACACCTTAAGTGGACTGATATTAAAGATTTTGGAACATATACCACAGACCGGAGAGAAACTGACCTGGTATAACTTCGAGTTTGAAATCGTGGATATGGACGCCGCTCGAATCGACAAAGTTCTTGTCAAAATAAACAAAGAAACTGACTAAAGTGCTATTTGTTGTTAAACAAACTCCTCCGGCCTTCGGCCACCTCCTCTATAAACAGAGGAGGAGCTGGTGACTCCTCCCGAAGACAGGGAGTATTTCAGCTCTCCCTCTGTTTATAGAGGGAGTACCCCGAAGGGGGGAGGGAGTTAAAACGACTTCTTAGTCAACCTCTTTATGATGACTACATTGGTGTTCACCACCCTCATGATGATGGTGGCAACCGATGCCGGAATCTAGGATAAACCCTTTCAAATAACCTTCCGCTATTTTCCGGACATCCCCTTTACAACCACGGAAAACCTTAATTCCTTGGTCACTTAATACCTTTAAAGCCCCGTCACCCATGCTGCCGGCAAGCATCACGGTAACCCCTTTTTCTTTCAGCACAGAAGCTATGTTCGATTTACAACCGCATCCTTGTGGAGAAGGGAGTGTTTCTGTATTCGTGATATTTTTATCGTCATCTACCGTGAACAGCGTGTAATACGCGCAATGTCCAAAATGATCATCAACAACGTTTTCTCTTGTTGGTACTGCAATTTTCATGATTCAATTCCTTTCTTTTATATAAATAAATTCTCTGTTATCCTTTGAAATATTTATCCAAACAAAGGTACATGATTTTTTCAAAATCGCCTCGTATATCCATGACAATAAGGCAAAGTCCTTTTCCTAGTATAGTAATTCTGATGATAATCCTCTGCCACCCAAAATGTTGTAGCCGGAGCTAACCGGGTCACCACCGCATAGCCTTTCTCTTTTAACTCTTGTATCAGCTTTTCAGCTACGGCCTTCTGTTCCGGACTATTGTAGAAAATTTCCGAACGGTATTGCTCCCCGTAATCCGGACCTTGGTGATCTTGTTGCGTGGGATCATGTATCTCGAAAAACAACTTTGTCAACGTCTCGTAATCAGTCTTCGATGTATCAAACAACACTCGTACCGCCTCCACGTGTCCCGTGTTTCCCTCACATACTTCCTCGTAAGACGGATCTTCCACTTTTCCACCAATGTACCCGGACTCAACGGCAAGCACGCCGGGTGCCTTTTTCATGTAATACTCCACTCCCCAGAAACATCCCCCGGCAAAAATAGCCGTGTCTATTTTCAATTCTTCGGCAGGAATAAATTCCATCGAAATCGAATTCACACAATGACGGGTATTCTTTGGGGTAAGTCCCTCACCCGTGAACACGTGTCCCAAGTGCGCTCCACAATGAGCGCAGACAATCTCCGTCCGCCTCCCATCAGCATCCGGTACCCGTTTCACCGCTCCCGGAATCTCATCATCAAAACTCGGCCACCCGCACCGGGAATCAAACTTATCCTCCGAACGGTAAAGCGGGCTCCCGCATTGTTTGCAAACGTATGTCCCTTTCGCTTTAAAATCATAATATTTACCCGTGAAAGGTCTCTCCGTCCCCTTATAAATAATCACTTGTTTTTCATCCGCTGTCAACTCTTTCTTTTGTGCCATAATCATGTAGTTTACTAAAAACAACATCAAGAATAATATAATTTTTCTCATCATCGCTCTTTTATACTCTGAAACGTATTTCCCGGCATTTGGTTATTTATTTTTAATGACAAAATAACAACTTTTTGAATGCATTTCACATATAAAGAAATAAACTAAACTTAAAAAATATCAGAGAAATGACTACAACAAGTGCAACAACATCTACCGGTCCCAAAGGATTCAGATGGTTATATCTTATCCTGGGTATCGTGTTATTCGTTTTTGGTGTCGGCATCATCCGGCATCCGGTGGCATCTTATTTCGGACTGGCTATGTATTTCAGTATCGTTATCATTGTTATCGGAATCAGTGAAATCATGAACGCTTTTGCAGGCGGTAATTCCCGGCATTGGGGATGGGGATTGTTCATCGGGTTACTTGACCTGATTATCGGTTTTATCCTGTTAATCCACCCGATCATCACGGAAGACATACTTCCTTACATCGTCGGCTTTATCCTCATGTTCAAAAGCATTGATTACATTGCCGAATCATTACAGATGTCATCGCTAAAAATCAGGGGATGGGGATGGATATTCATAGCGGGAATCATCACCTTGTTCTTTTCCTTCATGATCGTCTTTTATCCCCTGTTCGGAATTTTCAATATCATCATCTGGACCGGCCTTAGTTTCATCTTTGCCGGCATCTCTTCATTTGTATACGCATTCGTGGGGAGAGGCTAACAAACTAGAGGGTGTGTCAAAAGTCATTTTTCAAACTCCCTCCCCCCTTCGGGGTACTCCCTCTATAAACAGAGGGAGAGTTGAAATACTTCCTGTCTTCGGGAAGAGTCACCAGCTCCTCCTCTGTTTATAGAGGAGGTGGCACGAAGTGACGGAGGAGTTTTTTGAGGATAAAATGACTTTTGACACACCCTCTAGTCATTTTATATTTAACAGTAAAGCTATAAACTCATTCACTCGCTTTGCCACACGAAATATTCCGGAAACGCCTTTTCTGCCTCCACAGGATGACGGAACAACCCGTAAACGGCTGATCCACTTCCAGTCATGGAAACATAAATCGCACCCAGATCCCGTAATATATTCTTTACTTCTTCTATTTCCGGGACTTTAGGAATCACGGAATTTTCAAAATCATTCACAACCACTCCGGTCCATTGTTCTACCGGCAATTTTCCCAATTCTCGTAAATCAAAAGAGGCCGCACGAGGCGTTATTCCCCGGTATGCCTCGGGAGTAGAAACTCCCCGATTCGGTTTCACAAGTACCATATGATAGTCCTTTAATGACAAATCTATTGTTTCCATCAACTCGCCTTTCCCAAAAGCAAACACGGGATGATTCAAAACGAAAAAAGGACAATCACTTCCCACCCTAGCTGCATATCCCATTAATTGTTCCTCGTTCAACCCCAAGGAAAAAAGCTGATTCAACCCAACCAGCATAAAAGCGGCATCGGCAGAACCACCACCCAGTCCGGCACCATACGGTATGATCTTATGCAAATGCACATCCACCGAGGACAAATCGTACTCGGCTGCCAGAATAGCGTATGCCTTACTCACCAAGTTTTTTTCCGGCGGGCAATCTATCGGGATTCCCGTGGAAGTAAAAACGCAACGCCCTTTCTCACCCTTCACTTCCGTGATTTCCAGTATATCCCGAAGATCAATCGGATAAAAAACAGTTTCTAGGTTATGAAATCCATCCGATCTCTTCTCCGTGACAAACAACCCTATATTAATCTTTGCATTCGGAAATATTACCATAAACTCATCAAAATTTAAAGATCCGGCACCTGCCGATTTACTATTTGTTATTCATTCAATTCCACATTCAAACTCCCTCCCGGCTTTGCCGTACTCCCTTTATAAATAGAGGGAGAGTTGAAATACTCCCCATCTTTGGCAAGAGCAAAAACTCCTCCTCTGTTTATAGAGGAGGTGGCAGCGAAGCTGACGGAGGAGTTTTACCATTTCGCAGAACAATTTTGCAAATATACCGAAAAATGATATATTTGCTCTTCAATCATCCCCTCAAATAGCGGTTGAACATTATTTATTTAAACTTATAGATTCAAATTCCATGTTAGAATCACTACAAGCACTAGATCGTACGGTATTTCTTGCCTTAAACGGAATGCACACCCCTTATTTGGATTCCTTCATGTACATATTCACAAGTAAACTTGTATGGATTCCTCTTTATGCGTCCATCCTGTACGTTTTGTACAAAAACATGAATATCCGCATGGTCATTTTCACTACTTTGATGTTCGCTTTGCTTATAGCATTGGCAGACCAAACATGTAGTTCCATCCTGCGCCCTATATTCGAACGTCCTCGACCATCACGCAACCCGGATATTGCAGACATGGTACATTTAGTCAATGGAAAGCGAGGCGGAAAATTCGGATTCCCCTCCTGCCACGCAGCTAACACGTTCGCATTAGCTTGTTTCATGATGTTACTGTTCAAGAACAGAGCCTTAACTACATTCTTTATGCTATGGGCAATTGTAACTTGTTACACGAGGGTGTACGTGGGAGTACATTATCCCGGAGATCTACTTTTCGGAACAGTTGTCGGGTTTGCCGTGGGAGCCGTCACTTATGGAATATACCGTTTCTGTCTTCGGGTGGATAGCATTGCCAACGGGCTAAAATTTCATCTAGATCGTAAACTCGTAAAACACCCATCCCACATGCAACACACGTCAATCATTATTTACACGGGATTACTCACGATTGCCGCTTTCGCCGTGTATAGTATCTGGTGGAGAATCTAATAATTTTAGATTTATGATTTTAGATTCGGCAGCTCTAGCTACCGTAAGCAAAATGTCCCACAGGGGTCTGCAAACCTTATGAACCTTCAACTTTATAAACCTTATAAACTCAATAAATAATATAATCGGGAGTGTCAAAGGTTCTTTGACACTCCCGATTATACTATTTATTGATAGCACGATTAAACTCGTCCAATAAAGAACGGAAAGTCTCTTTCACGGAAACAATCTTCGTGGCCCGGAAAGCATTCGCCCCGGCAAAAGCGTAACCGTTATCCATATTTCCCTTGAAAGCGTTGTACAAAGCCGCAATGATACAATAAGGACTCTTGCTTATATCACACGTTTTGATACACTTGCACATACACGTTTTGGGCTGTTTCTGCCCTTCCTTCACCTTTTGGATAAATTTGCTGAATATCGCCCGTCCCGGCATTCCCACCGGACTTTTGATAATCTGTATATCTTCCTGTTTTGCCTCGATATAAGTCTGTTTGAAAATATCGGATGCGTCACATTCTTCCGTAGTCACGAAACGAGTACCCATCTGTACCCCGGCAGCTCCCATATCCATAAAACGTTTAATATCTTCACCCGTGTAAATTCCTCCGGCCACGATTACCGGAATATTTTTCCCGTAATGTGTTTCAAT
The window above is part of the Butyricimonas paravirosa genome. Proteins encoded here:
- a CDS encoding cation:proton antiporter, with the translated sequence MKRNNTNYWIYLGMMTVFCALIYFALCTGQHIDHSEVSSTVSTEMSSFELFKRIISDNLTNSLTILLLQIIVILITVRIFSFLFKYIGQPGVMGEIVAGIVLGPSLLGYFFPEFSAALFPPESLMNLNLLSQIGLVLFMFVIGLELDFSVIKDKLNETLVISHAGIVVPFFLGVVAAIWVYADYGAQQAEFLPFAMFIGISMSITAFPVLARIVQERNMTKSPVGMLSIASAANDDVTAWCLLAIVIALAKAGSFVSALYTIALTLVYIAFMFMVMRPFLRKIGDIYANSEVINKTFVGFIFLFLVLSSVATEIIGIHALFGAFIAGVVMPTNIGFRKVMMEKVEDISLVFFLPLFFAFSGLHTEIGLINTPELWGVCLLFIVVAIAGKFGGCTLAARAVGENWKDSLIVGTLMNTRGLMQLVALNIGFEMGILSAQMFVVLLIMSLLTTFMATPMLSLVEKIFAKQEEKAHHHEKVLLSFGRPETGRTLLGMADLLLGHRLQNSQLIATHFTLGTDLNPAKAEEFAEESFIPLREEARHLNLQVDERYQVTDKLIQEMIHVAKKEHVDYLFVGAGQQFMQDNSTAPGKLGKRFTTIARWLKQLKDRPLHLPGTLLRQKLESIMDHVDCSVGIFVNRGFTQASNILLLVDSEDDLFLFNYARTRLGEQSMTIRICFINGQVDKQLESRIMNDFVQIDPHKFVLDKPLTMNTFIENKETLLVMSYTTCEKLSKDQELFAKLPSLLIIRPKQIEFKV
- a CDS encoding hemolysin family protein, encoding MEFLIIIGLIILNGVLAMSEIAMVSARKSRLETEAKSGNKSAQRALKLANQPDRFLSTIQIGITLIGILTGLYSGQALAGDLAVWVEKIEMLQPHALLISKTLIVIVVTYLTLIFGELVPKRIGMVAAERMAKLIAAPMDILSRIASPFVWLLSASTSFMMRLLGLNKSGENKITEEEIKAIIQESTAEGEIQEVEQDIVERVFNLGDRDLGSIMTHRSDLIWLNIQDSNETLRETVNAHLHTIYPVADTKLDNIVGIVFLKDLFGRMEAPDFNLKSIVRPPQYFPQNQSVYNAMEHLKQGHIKYGLVTDEFGSIEGIVTLQDILKALIGDLPELGEEPDIVQREDGTYLVDGQCPFYDFLAHFDMESLYANHYYNTLSGLILKILEHIPQTGEKLTWYNFEFEIVDMDAARIDKVLVKINKETD
- a CDS encoding bifunctional methionine sulfoxide reductase B/A protein, which produces MRKIILFLMLFLVNYMIMAQKKELTADEKQVIIYKGTERPFTGKYYDFKAKGTYVCKQCGSPLYRSEDKFDSRCGWPSFDDEIPGAVKRVPDADGRRTEIVCAHCGAHLGHVFTGEGLTPKNTRHCVNSISMEFIPAEELKIDTAIFAGGCFWGVEYYMKKAPGVLAVESGYIGGKVEDPSYEEVCEGNTGHVEAVRVLFDTSKTDYETLTKLFFEIHDPTQQDHQGPDYGEQYRSEIFYNSPEQKAVAEKLIQELKEKGYAVVTRLAPATTFWVAEDYHQNYYTRKRTLPYCHGYTRRF
- a CDS encoding NifB/NifX family molybdenum-iron cluster-binding protein; translated protein: MKIAVPTRENVVDDHFGHCAYYTLFTVDDDKNITNTETLPSPQGCGCKSNIASVLKEKGVTVMLAGSMGDGALKVLSDQGIKVFRGCKGDVRKIAEGYLKGFILDSGIGCHHHHEGGEHQCSHHKEVD
- a CDS encoding phosphatase PAP2 family protein, whose protein sequence is MLESLQALDRTVFLALNGMHTPYLDSFMYIFTSKLVWIPLYASILYVLYKNMNIRMVIFTTLMFALLIALADQTCSSILRPIFERPRPSRNPDIADMVHLVNGKRGGKFGFPSCHAANTFALACFMMLLFKNRALTTFFMLWAIVTCYTRVYVGVHYPGDLLFGTVVGFAVGAVTYGIYRFCLRVDSIANGLKFHLDRKLVKHPSHMQHTSIIIYTGLLTIAAFAVYSIWWRI
- the ispE gene encoding 4-(cytidine 5'-diphospho)-2-C-methyl-D-erythritol kinase, encoding MVIFPNAKINIGLFVTEKRSDGFHNLETVFYPIDLRDILEITEVKGEKGRCVFTSTGIPIDCPPEKNLVSKAYAILAAEYDLSSVDVHLHKIIPYGAGLGGGSADAAFMLVGLNQLFSLGLNEEQLMGYAARVGSDCPFFVLNHPVFAFGKGELMETIDLSLKDYHMVLVKPNRGVSTPEAYRGITPRAASFDLRELGKLPVEQWTGVVVNDFENSVIPKVPEIEEVKNILRDLGAIYVSMTGSGSAVYGLFRHPVEAEKAFPEYFVWQSE
- a CDS encoding HdeD family acid-resistance protein: MTTTSATTSTGPKGFRWLYLILGIVLFVFGVGIIRHPVASYFGLAMYFSIVIIVIGISEIMNAFAGGNSRHWGWGLFIGLLDLIIGFILLIHPIITEDILPYIVGFILMFKSIDYIAESLQMSSLKIRGWGWIFIAGIITLFFSFMIVFYPLFGIFNIIIWTGLSFIFAGISSFVYAFVGRG